The sequence tcttcttgtttctttttatttttgtgcctttttatgttgtgttggttgtattattatttttttctttttgatgacTGTTTTGAACAGAGCTACTATAAATGAATCATTGTTTAACACTGAAAGGTTTCATCAGTCACATATTAAACTGCAGATatgttctcttttgttttaaaacgtgTGAAACTCCTCTTTATTAAAAGTGGAGCTGAAACAGTTTGTTGGACAGTATTTTACTGAAGGAGAAACAGAATCTGCAGCACTTCAGATCATGGATTAATCAGTAGTTATTTTGAGCCAAACATCTTCTAAATGTGGAATGCTTTAACTGGATActttcttcagattttaaattaaactcgaTGAACTGTAAGTGGGATTATCAAGTGCAACAACACTCGAGGCTGATGTctttctgatttaattatttgaaaacTTGTAGCTGAGGTTTCTGATTGAGTCCTTGTTTGAAGGCTAAATGACGTCTTTCTGACTCCTTCATGtaacttcctgttgttgttaCGTCAGGTGTGTTGTGACCAACGATGGGCAGAACGCCGACCTGCAGGTGTGGGACCTCGGAGGAGACGACAGCGGTGAGTTTTATGTGGCGTGAGAATAAAGACATCCAGCTGGCTAAATTTTTGAGACTCTTACACCACAAATCAGTTTAACAGCAGTCAAACAATGACAGATATTTGTCACAACTGATCACTTTGACAAAACAATGAGAAGTGGGTCACATTTTAAACttaatgctgcttttaatgtcaaataactggaagacaagaaaacaagaaaggtTCTCACTGCAGCTGATGACAAACCCTGGAGGctgattttaacttttcaaacctTCTGgctgtaaatttaaatgttactgATCCATTATGGCCTGAATTGCAGGAGACATTTacagagttttatttgaaaacaaacgTCATTTACCGCCTTGAAAATACAACACAGAAGTTATTTTCTTGTTAAGaatattaatgaaacaaaaaattgttttggtgCTGTAAACTCACACGGTGCCCTTGGTCGttataaaaatatatctgtttcaaattattattatttttaattattacacTCGCAGTACACATGTAAGTTCACATTTATAggtttgaagatgtttttgcaGCAGATTAATTGTGTCTGTCCAGTTTTAAAACCCGTTTATTTTTAACCCAACAGAgacttgattttatttattttgtattggtgtttgttttatctgttccACTacgttatgtttttttttgtgcttgtctttgtcactttatttttatgctttcttttatCTTATCTATTACTgatgttcagcactttgtttcagctgtggctGGCGTTGAAacgctttataaataaagttgatgatgTATAATTTCAGTTTTGCCTCATGTTTGGATCTAAAATGATGCTGAACTTACGGCAGCCTGTTGTCGTAGCAACTATAACCACCTCCATAACCCCCAACCAGACCTCCAGTCCTGAAATGATCTTTAGTATTTCTCAGTTTGTGGTAATTATAACTATAAGCATGAATCCAGATATTAATACCAGTACTGCTGCCGATGAAAACACTGAGATCGAGTTATTTTCGTTTGTATCTGCGGCTGTTTAAAATGTTCGGGTGTCTCTCATGTGAGAACAGATGTGATCAGGAGGACAGGAAGTATTAAGGGGAGGAGAGTCTCGGAGACTGGCAGCAGGATCGCAGCTCGACCTTCGACCCCACCTCAGGTCCTTCACGGAGCTCGAAGCAGCGACGTGCAGCTGACTCAGCTGATCTCAGGACAGACTCTTTATGAACTCGGTAAAATGATTTTGAGtgattattttaacatttaaataactttattgttGTGGGTTTTACATtgtgtttgttgtatttctggTCCTCCTGTTTACGTTCGTCCAACAGAGACCACCTCAGACGAACCTCTGAGTTCCTTACAGTTTGTGAGTGACTCGGTTTTCGTGGCCAGCTGCTTTAACGGGAGCGTTTACATCGCAGACACTCggactgctgctgctcctcagctttctcctccaccaccaccttcAGGTGAATCCGTCCTCTGGCGGATGGACACCTCTGTAGCTCCACAGCAGTCCGGCTGTAAGGTTGTCAGACTCTCTTCCTCTGGACGCGCAGTAGTGTCAGATTTGAGGAATTTGGGAGGAATCGCGTGTCAGGCTCAGCTGGACATCCAGACACGTCCCTACAAAGCGGAGGACGTCTCCGTGTCGTGGGCTCCGAGGCTGGACGGATACGTCTCAGTGTCAGGTCAGGATCTACAGATTCACTGATGGAGATGTTAGTTCTGAAGCTTAACATCATAAAAGGACAGTTagactgtaaatgttttaatgctgAAATAATTGTAACAGTGAAAAGGCCGTGTGGGctcatttaacaaataaatctgagtgGATAGTCTGACAAATAATTATTAAGTTTAATACATCACAAAAACAAGGTaggaagttttaaaatgaaacttacAGCCAATGTTAAAATTGGGCTTTGAAATCAATATTTAgtgaagtaaaataatttaaagtctACAGATAGCCTGAAAATGGTTCCCCATCACCTTTACTCAGGTTTCACACATTTAGAGATCTTCACaggtgaagaaaacaaaacctgagcCCAGAAATAATTTATAGATTACATTCTTGGGTATGATGTTTATGTAAATCActgaaatggggaaaaaaaccctccaAGTAATGAAATTAAATCTAGCAGCAGCTCTTCTGTCTCCTCAAGCAAAATATGAGTTTCTGATGTGGCTGTGACAGAAGGAAGACGCTGCTTCAGTCTGCAAGAAATGTTTTATCAACTCAGTTTTATCTTGTGCAGCACTGAAAGAAAGGCTGCAAACATTAAACCTGATCAGATTTAAACTTACTAATTAAATGTAACCGTTAGAGAATCTGTTTGAAACAGATggcttcagtcagttttagtttgGACTTTCTTTGAGCCGTATGTCTCCACGTTTCAACTTTAAAGGAAGAAACCAACCTGGTTGGGttctttattgtatttaaatgatttgtttgaatCTCCTTCTTCCTTTAGTTGGTGTTTagataatttcatttttgttttaagactttCTGACCACTTGACTCCTTAACTGATGGGAAATCTGTGAGTCCTAACCTGGTGACTAGCAGGAGACATAGTTATGTTACGGTTCAAAGCGTGTTGAAGTTCTCACCTTCCTCTTCACCAGGTTTCGGTGGAGCTGTTCAGATTTACAACACCTGCGCCTGGACGCCGGAGCTGCAGGACGTCGAGCCGCTCTTTCAGCACCGCGGCCACGTGGTTTTGTCTGAACAGACTGATGGCTCCGTCCCCGTCTTCATCACCTCCCACGTCTGGCATCCCGAGCGCCCGCGGACGCTGCTGTCTGCCGCTTCAGATGGCTCCGTTCACGTCTGGGACTGGGTAGAACCCGACACACGAGATGTTAGTTAACAATCTGCTCGTCTCTAAAGTGCAGCTAAGAGTGACGTGGGTCACTGTTCAGAACAACGCTGAGaaaattgatttagtttttgatGGAATAACTCCAGAACCCACTGTGTGCTGCCTGCATTTTCAACATGTGATGAAgagctaaaactgaaatataatttaaaaagaaaagagcaaataGATAAAAACGGCGAACCAGACAGAACGCTCTCTTCGTAAATTGAAGATTGATTGCAGTCTGAAATCACAGCTGGTCCTGATAATCTAGAATAATTTACCACAGATCCCATTtgtgctgcaggttttattcaCAAATGAAAGCTTTGCTTCCAGAGAGGTTCTCAGTCTGTTATTCATATCAGTACAGAAATCAAACTAAAGTGAGGAGCTTATTTTGGTGCATATATTTTAGACCAAATAGTCTGAGGCACCATCTCTCAGACTTGTTTGCCTCCAGCATGAAGGTGGTTGGATTTCAGCTCATAACATCGTCTTAAAAACTCTCTGGAATCTAAATTTGTACAATACAAAACTTTACCCGCAGTTCGTTTTCATCTGGATTATTCCTTTACCTGCTAACCTCTGTGGCCAGAAGAAGATCATCACTCTGCATCGtttgagcagcagcagcctccgAGGTTTAcatacaaagataaaacaaataaagctttgGAACAGAATAAAGTTGTGTTACCCCAGGATAAATTGAGTTATTTACTTTTATCATCTCCCCTGCCATTTTGGTTTGACGCTTCATTTCATATTTTCTTCTACCTACATTTGAAACTCAAATTGAAACAATATCTGCAGCAGAAATTGTTTCAATTTTGGAAAACTGtggcaaataaaaatgtatgagGAATGATGCTGGTATTTAAGAAATAATTTCCTTCCTAAAGCTGTTTACAAGcagataaatcattttttttgttgtttggaaatGGAGTGACCTTAAAAATCtaaatcctgaaaaaaacaaactctgacatgaatGAACTCTGATTTGAAATGATTGAACGAACTGAGAGGAAGGAGACGACATACCAGCAAAGATTCAAGGACACTTCaaccaagtttttattttgttttgtgtcaaatgGACTGTAGATAAAAGGCTTTATGGAAATATTagaatatccttttttttattacaaaagtgAAACCTTCACGAGGCTGTCCTTTTAATGTGGTGttgcacacagaaacatttattttattttggtatcAAACAATGCATAAATTACAGGAAATCAAATTTCattgaaatgttgaaaaaagaatggcctcaaatgtttttaatcttgtGTTGTTGACACCAGCGGAATAATAAACTTCAGATCAATACACAGTAAATTACTtggatggaaaataaataaattaaaaaaaaactgctgaaaacgcctccaaaacaacattttacacagaactgaaaactttattctttccATCTGACGGccaattatatataaataacaaagatcaaaacaaatcaagttttaatttaaaagaaaacaggagcagCTCTTCCAGTGAGCTAAATGTCACTTTTTGATCACTTTTACCATCCTtcagtgtttaattttattgtcatttttgttttaggaaacaaactaattaaacacTTCCTGCCTTTGAGTTGCAGCTGACAGATGAGCAGCATCACCAGCATGTTTCACGTCACACATATTGTATCTAAATATGAAAGACATCGTTCCTTTTGCTGCTGGCTGCCGTCGTatttttaagtcccgccccttCATAAAATTAATTGTACATTTtcctgacaaataaaataaattacacttgAGATTGTTCTTTTCTGGTACTGATTCATGTAGTTCCTACATTGTTGCTGTatgtttaaatgtgcattttttttattaaatacatttactttCAATTAGTTAATTGAGGCTTAATGAAAAGTGTCTCGTTACGCTGTGATTGACACCCAAGGAGACACTTCTTCCACCTTTATTAATGTTGACGTGTGTCTTTAGTAGTGAACATGTTGCTactatatttaaatgtaaagaaggCAAAGAAATACAGtgttatcagtttgttttgctaatGGTAGTTAGTCTGGTTACTGAGCACAACAGTAAACAATCCCTACAACTTCCCTGACTTTCAGCTGGAATGCGGTTAGGTTGGGTTTGACGTCATTCACAGAAACGAAGTCCAACTCGGAGGTAAATCGAAAGGCAGCATCAAGCTGTTTCAGTCTGacctttttccttcttctcaaCCTGTAGATGAGTTTAACTTCAGCAGCGTGCAGTTTACTTCAATTATTAAACAGTTCAGTAAGTTCCCAAACATCATTCATGGAAGGCATCCAAAGTCTCCGCTGTCAAATATGACTTTCTTCTGCTtcttattaatgctttatgaCGCAGTGTTGGTGAGATCTCAGTCTCGGTATGAATCCATGTTTGGGAGGTGCTGACagcctctctcctctctcacaaactttaaatgataCATGACAAAGCTTTGAATGCAGCCTTTGTAGTATTTCGTGTGATTGCAGGAGTCCCCTGGACCACATTTTGCTCTGACAGAGactcagaaagagaaaacaatacCAGCCACGGCGGCACAGCTTGTAAAAATGGGAAACAAATTGGGCATCCGCAGTCCCTCCGTACCGACTAACAGACCATAACAAGAGAAATGTATATTTCCACACCAGCATGTCTCGTTCTGCAGGTCAACAAGTGAACTTCATGCAGAGTTCACTTAGTTTCATACCTTACTGCCTCCTTTCTCGCCTCATACGCGCAACTTCTGACTAACCTCCAACACTATCGACACCAAATCATGACAAATAGCAGCTCTGTCCTGGAGTGAACTCCAATTTTCTCCTGCGCCTCACTGAGTATCATCTGCACGTTATTGTCAGTACTGAAAAAATGTGCCTCCATTACATTCAAGGCTGCTGGCACCTCAGATCAGTCTGCATTTCACAGCTTTACCTTCAGCTTTTTATAAACCAATTAAAAACACCTGGCATAAACATGTCTTGGCTGATATGAAGTGAACAGCTCTAATTATGTCTGGGTACATATATCCAGCCTGACCCCATGGTGACCACTTCTGATCTGATCTTATGTTCGCTGTTGTAGCAACTAAATACACAAGTcgttttaaaaagatttaatagCTGAGAAGTGCGACGGTCTGATTTTGTTTCTCCACTTGAGCCCACACAGGCATAGTTTAGTGAAGAACTGACTGATAGTTCTTCATTTGACTGTGGAAATTGACTTTTAAATATCTTGGCTTCAGGGTTACTAgggtttaaaaaggttttatatcTCCGCTGACCAGCTTCCTTATAAGAATCAAACAGACGATAACATGAAGCTGAAAGCCGAGCTGCTGATGTCGACCAACTTTACCTAACAGTGAAATCTGAAGgagtttgaaacagaaaaatggcctCTCTGTTCTGAATCCAAACACCTTTATGTTGTTGGACTTTTGTGATTGAGCAAAGAGAAGTTCATAAATATTCTTCATATCAGGACAGTTTTGGTCACTAACGATAAAAGCTGACATGTTTAATCACTTTCTCATCTGAGGAGAGAAATCCCctttttgtggttaaaaatataaataaaaaaggacagagaAGAGATATTTATGACTATGCTAcagaaaagacaacatttaTTATTGTCAAGTTAATGCAACTATACAAAAACATAAGTACACagcaggaaaact is a genomic window of Kryptolebias marmoratus isolate JLee-2015 linkage group LG16, ASM164957v2, whole genome shotgun sequence containing:
- the lg16h8orf37 gene encoding protein C8orf37 homolog, which codes for MADDDLDQLLDEVEKKFCRNVSVASSARRDAGESEKSREEKSGQKKHSSIKPEQPISSVSEDIDALLEEFLEDDYSDPSQSKFQTEPFPKGPQVEKKLSAPSGGRKCCPVFIGGSSVTNGVGTATSKRSCDQLRCISCDFRVLMFDDSEWDASCDYLFLRYKDLHVFQLDNPSQVIEWTSEKTVCVAGYSASKNEILELRLPLKLFADENKGLCAERDFKVVHGGFTEGPVRCLRHVPGTRCVVTNDGQNADLQVWDLGGDDSDVIRRTGSIKGRRVSETGSRIAARPSTPPQVLHGARSSDVQLTQLISGQTLYELETTSDEPLSSLQFVSDSVFVASCFNGSVYIADTRTAAAPQLSPPPPPSGESVLWRMDTSVAPQQSGCKVVRLSSSGRAVVSDLRNLGGIACQAQLDIQTRPYKAEDVSVSWAPRLDGYVSVSGFGGAVQIYNTCAWTPELQDVEPLFQHRGHVVLSEQTDGSVPVFITSHVWHPERPRTLLSAASDGSVHVWDWVEPDTRDVS